One part of the Paenibacillus silvisoli genome encodes these proteins:
- a CDS encoding nucleotidyltransferase domain-containing protein gives MENDRTLDRSAFPDELNVMLAFMQMNDDPQAQVRVKPSVPNIDWNQFLKLVRHHRVYPQLHAQLKNSQLIPADVLQALHLDYGKNAFRMLRLSGELERVCKALQKQGIASLVLKGPVLAKHLYGDLSLRTSKDLDILIPMDGVETAEELLTGLGYESDSQVPRLFNWKWKQHHVSYTHPQTRIQVELHWRLNSDMGKEPSFEELWERRSRSSLTNYEIYRLGNEDLFMYLVSHGARHGWFRLRWLADIDRMLRQRLDFGALIPLMRRYRCLHLGGQALTLASALLGTPIPSEAKPMAAGSHPRDLARRSLDLIRADCSPESGSKEMARTYKRYLYALKTPGQKSVYLVSQLYPSFRDTEAFPLPKALHFLYFPLRPFVWLWRQTQLVDKRQQLRR, from the coding sequence ATGGAGAATGACCGCACCCTTGACAGAAGCGCTTTTCCCGATGAGTTGAACGTCATGCTGGCGTTCATGCAGATGAATGACGATCCGCAAGCGCAGGTGAGGGTCAAGCCATCGGTGCCGAACATCGATTGGAATCAATTTCTTAAACTGGTCCGGCATCATCGCGTCTACCCGCAGCTGCATGCGCAGCTGAAGAACAGCCAATTGATTCCTGCCGATGTCCTGCAAGCCCTTCATCTGGATTACGGGAAGAATGCGTTTCGAATGCTGCGTTTGAGCGGCGAACTGGAACGGGTATGCAAAGCTTTGCAGAAGCAGGGGATTGCTTCGTTAGTGTTAAAGGGACCGGTGCTTGCCAAGCATCTATACGGCGATCTCTCGCTCCGAACGTCCAAGGATTTGGATATTCTGATCCCGATGGACGGCGTCGAGACGGCTGAAGAGCTTTTGACCGGGCTCGGCTATGAAAGCGACAGCCAAGTTCCGCGGTTGTTCAATTGGAAGTGGAAGCAGCACCATGTTTCGTATACGCACCCGCAAACGAGAATTCAAGTGGAACTTCATTGGCGCCTCAATTCCGACATGGGAAAAGAGCCTTCGTTCGAGGAGCTCTGGGAGCGGAGAAGCCGCAGCTCGCTTACGAATTACGAGATATATAGGCTCGGGAACGAGGATCTCTTCATGTATCTTGTTTCGCATGGCGCCCGTCACGGCTGGTTCAGGCTGAGGTGGCTGGCGGACATTGACCGGATGCTGCGTCAACGGCTCGATTTCGGAGCGCTAATTCCGCTCATGCGCCGTTACCGATGCCTTCATCTGGGCGGACAGGCGCTCACGCTCGCTTCCGCGCTGCTGGGTACGCCGATCCCAAGCGAAGCCAAGCCGATGGCCGCCGGCAGCCATCCGCGCGATTTGGCGCGGCGCTCGCTTGATTTAATCCGGGCCGATTGCTCGCCGGAGTCCGGCTCCAAGGAAATGGCGAGAACCTATAAGCGATACTTGTACGCATTGAAAACGCCGGGGCAAAAGTCGGTCTATCTTGTCAGTCAGCTGTATCCCAGCTTCAGGGATACGGAGGCGTTCCCGCTTCCGAAAGCATTGCATTTCCTATACTTTCCCTTAAGGCCGTTCGTTTGGCTATGGCGGCAAACCCAGCTGGTCGATAAGCGGCAGCAGCTCCGGAGGTAA